A portion of the Calothrix sp. 336/3 genome contains these proteins:
- a CDS encoding M48 family metallopeptidase, with protein sequence MQRRQKSLLLTLGWLILSISTSILIILTQPASITAKEPDIPVDRVTPPPASTEEKKPDTPKNPEEKKADSEPALTPEEIARKLKFIEADRLYLAGETAQAEKLYRQIKEPFAKHQDIPEVKPAIMDISQLSPAGKVYWREAEAGVVSKLQTRTLVPLKLLTEQYPEFIPGQIQYATALKTYGEEKASLQVLERAATLYPSQVDLVRARITALAEAKKWMEASLAARQFAILNPQSPEAAEFTQLAATHLKRYKSHIRAEVRSNAIANIITGALGYAVTGSLLGPFSALDSTILLLQGEESVGESVAKQAKKQLPLVKDEAITTYVNDIGQKIAQVSGRNEFKYEFFIIPDDSLNAFALPGGKVFVNLGAIAKTNSEAELAGLIGHELSHVVLSHGFQLVTQGNLIGNLTQYIPFGGTVGQLFTLSYSRDMERQADTLGTRLIVASGYAADGLRNLMFTLKQQQKNAPPAWLSSHPGGNERVEYIEDLITRHSYNRYTYEGVARHSEMQAKAKQILKEKKQEREKKPRRR encoded by the coding sequence ATGCAGCGACGACAGAAGTCTCTCCTATTAACCCTAGGTTGGCTGATATTATCAATCAGCACATCTATATTGATTATCCTCACCCAACCAGCATCTATCACCGCAAAAGAACCGGATATTCCCGTTGATAGGGTGACACCTCCACCCGCAAGTACGGAGGAGAAAAAACCCGATACACCAAAGAATCCAGAAGAGAAAAAAGCTGATAGTGAACCTGCGCTTACCCCAGAGGAGATTGCTCGCAAGCTAAAATTTATCGAGGCAGATAGGTTATATTTGGCGGGGGAAACAGCCCAAGCTGAAAAGCTTTACCGTCAAATTAAGGAACCCTTTGCCAAACATCAAGATATCCCAGAGGTGAAACCTGCAATTATGGATATCTCCCAGCTTTCCCCAGCCGGTAAGGTATACTGGCGAGAGGCAGAGGCAGGGGTTGTCAGTAAGCTGCAAACTCGGACTTTAGTACCACTAAAACTTTTAACAGAACAATATCCAGAATTTATTCCGGGGCAAATTCAATATGCCACAGCTTTGAAAACCTATGGTGAAGAGAAAGCATCATTGCAAGTATTGGAGCGAGCAGCAACTTTATATCCAAGTCAGGTAGATTTAGTCAGAGCCAGAATTACTGCTTTAGCAGAGGCAAAAAAATGGATGGAAGCATCTCTAGCTGCTCGACAATTTGCCATTTTAAACCCCCAAAGTCCAGAAGCGGCAGAATTTACCCAGCTAGCAGCCACTCATTTAAAACGCTATAAATCCCACATCCGAGCAGAGGTACGCAGCAACGCGATCGCCAATATTATTACGGGTGCTTTAGGTTACGCTGTCACTGGTAGTTTACTCGGTCCCTTCTCTGCCCTTGACTCGACTATCCTACTATTACAGGGTGAAGAATCTGTGGGTGAGTCGGTAGCCAAGCAGGCAAAAAAACAGTTGCCCCTAGTAAAAGATGAAGCAATTACTACCTATGTCAATGATATTGGACAGAAAATAGCCCAAGTCTCTGGCAGAAACGAATTTAAATACGAATTTTTTATCATTCCCGATGACAGTCTCAATGCTTTTGCTCTTCCTGGTGGTAAAGTCTTTGTTAATTTAGGGGCGATCGCTAAAACTAATTCGGAAGCAGAGTTAGCTGGTTTAATTGGACATGAGCTTTCCCATGTTGTCCTTTCCCACGGTTTCCAGCTCGTTACCCAAGGCAACCTTATCGGTAATCTGACTCAATATATCCCCTTCGGTGGCACGGTGGGACAACTGTTTACTTTAAGTTACAGTCGAGATATGGAAAGGCAAGCAGACACCCTGGGAACTCGTCTCATCGTTGCTTCCGGTTATGCTGCTGATGGTTTGCGTAATCTCATGTTCACCCTGAAACAGCAACAGAAAAATGCTCCCCCTGCTTGGTTATCTTCTCACCCCGGAGGTAATGAACGGGTGGAATATATCGAAGATTTAATTACTCGTCATAGCTACAACCGTTACACCTACGAAGGTGTCGCTCGTCACAGCGAGATGCAAGCAAAGGCAAAACAAATACTCAAGGAGAAAAAACAGGAAAGAGAAAAAAAACCTCGCCGTCGATGA
- a CDS encoding sensor histidine kinase: MLQKILTRFHNLQKTTLSRYKKILRNWALHSSLLISLTVALTLILFIPQTLVTCQAYYQFNHIIENELKLQTLTSQITYLDELLTMSAKMNAATGDRNWEKRYREHEPLLDKAIKELINLAPQTYNSEDAKQTDAANLRLVEIESQSFDLVRNNQKDLANQLLSSSEYINQKQKYASGVEKRNIAIAIQMKNAVSQYQENLLWSIIVSGSSLVLLMPCWILVLRLLKTHLHARKLAQIELENNNQELENKIYLRTEELQKNNLQLRETLEELQQTQAHLVQAEKMSSLGQMVAGIAHEINNPVNFIYGNITHVQEYTDELMMLIRLYQEHYTQPPENIENSIQSIDLEFLSQDLPEVLASMKMGTERIKNIVVSLRNFSRLDEAAVKEVNIHEGIDSTLMILEHRLKANNQRPAISIIKEYALLPLVECYPSQLNQVFMNIIANAIDALDESNSERDYHEIKSQPNQIKIVTQVISQDWIRIKIADNGMGIPEAILKKLFDPFFTTKAVGKGTGLGLSISYQIIVNKHGGNIYCNSQLNQGTTFVIEIPINRCE, translated from the coding sequence ATGTTACAGAAGATACTGACTAGATTTCATAATTTACAAAAAACGACTTTATCTCGTTATAAAAAGATTTTGAGAAACTGGGCGCTTCATTCTTCATTACTTATCAGCTTAACCGTTGCCTTAACCTTAATTTTATTTATTCCTCAAACATTAGTTACTTGTCAAGCTTATTATCAATTTAATCATATCATTGAGAATGAACTAAAATTACAAACATTAACAAGTCAAATCACCTATTTAGATGAATTGTTAACCATGTCAGCAAAGATGAATGCTGCAACAGGTGATAGAAATTGGGAAAAAAGATATCGTGAGCATGAACCCCTATTAGATAAGGCAATTAAGGAATTAATTAATTTAGCACCACAGACATATAATTCTGAAGATGCGAAACAAACAGATGCAGCTAATCTTCGCTTAGTAGAAATTGAATCACAATCTTTTGATTTAGTCAGAAATAATCAAAAAGATTTAGCGAATCAGCTTTTATCTAGTTCTGAGTACATAAATCAAAAACAAAAATATGCCTCTGGAGTTGAAAAAAGAAATATTGCGATTGCAATTCAAATGAAAAATGCAGTTAGTCAGTATCAAGAAAATCTTCTCTGGTCTATTATTGTTTCTGGAAGTAGTCTTGTGCTATTAATGCCCTGTTGGATATTAGTTTTGCGATTGCTGAAAACACACTTACACGCGCGGAAACTAGCACAGATAGAGTTAGAGAATAATAATCAAGAATTAGAAAATAAAATTTATCTAAGAACAGAAGAATTACAAAAAAATAACCTACAATTACGAGAAACTTTAGAAGAATTACAACAAACTCAAGCTCACCTAGTGCAAGCAGAAAAAATGTCTAGCTTAGGGCAAATGGTAGCTGGTATAGCCCATGAAATCAATAATCCAGTTAATTTTATTTATGGCAATATAACTCATGTGCAAGAATATACAGACGAACTCATGATGCTGATAAGATTATATCAAGAACATTATACTCAACCACCAGAAAATATCGAAAATAGCATCCAAAGTATAGATTTAGAATTTCTATCTCAAGATTTACCTGAAGTTCTCGCATCTATGAAAATGGGAACTGAACGCATTAAAAATATAGTTGTTTCTCTGCGTAACTTTTCTCGTCTTGATGAAGCAGCAGTAAAGGAAGTAAATATCCACGAAGGGATTGATAGCACACTAATGATTTTAGAGCATCGTCTGAAAGCAAACAATCAACGCCCTGCAATTTCTATTATTAAAGAATATGCTTTACTTCCTCTGGTAGAATGTTATCCCAGTCAATTAAATCAAGTATTTATGAATATCATTGCTAATGCAATTGATGCGTTAGATGAGTCAAATTCAGAACGTGACTATCATGAGATTAAATCTCAACCTAATCAAATAAAAATAGTAACTCAGGTAATAAGTCAAGATTGGATCAGGATTAAGATTGCTGATAATGGTATGGGTATTCCCGAAGCAATTCTGAAAAAGCTTTTTGACCCTTTCTTTACTACTAAAGCTGTTGGTAAAGGTACGGGATTAGGTTTATCTATAAGTTATCAGATTATTGTCAATAAACATGGTGGAAATATCTATTGTAATTCTCAATTAAATCAAGGAACAACCTTTGTGATTGAAATTCCCATAAATAGATGTGAGTAA
- a CDS encoding DUF3592 domain-containing protein, with protein sequence MNEKLFWRIFGSIFGGVGSIFALIAVLDGVSNYNFISQAKIANGTIVDIVAYRGTDNKGKTYINYQPVVQFNTIDGKSTIFTSDTSSSEFTKGKEVKVYYQADNPNNAKINSWISLWLFSVIFGIFGSVLLVIGIASIIKSFYVNTVDITGNMTSEIDSFDDLDDLDDLYCFDDYQEEVF encoded by the coding sequence ATGAACGAAAAATTATTTTGGCGTATATTTGGTTCTATCTTCGGTGGTGTTGGTAGTATCTTTGCGCTAATTGCTGTATTAGATGGAGTCAGTAATTATAATTTTATTTCTCAAGCGAAAATTGCCAATGGCACAATAGTTGATATAGTCGCATATCGGGGAACTGATAACAAAGGAAAAACTTACATTAATTATCAGCCTGTAGTACAATTTAATACTATTGATGGGAAATCAACAATATTCACATCAGATACTTCCTCGTCAGAATTTACTAAAGGAAAGGAAGTAAAAGTATACTATCAAGCGGATAATCCTAATAATGCGAAGATAAATAGCTGGATTAGTCTTTGGTTATTTTCAGTAATTTTTGGTATTTTTGGCTCAGTTTTATTGGTAATTGGCATCGCCTCAATTATCAAATCATTTTATGTCAATACTGTGGACATCACTGGAAATATGACATCAGAAATAGATAGTTTTGATGATTTGGATGACTTAGATGATTTATATTGCTTTGATGATTATCAGGAAGAAGTATTTTAA
- a CDS encoding COP23 domain-containing protein codes for MSLSSFKYILLTSLGCSLFLGNAAFAQSADDVYVPTTSSGNPTTTSTNTPGTNTTPGATIDTIARFSCQFYNGRHTVMYQPTSQPGKFFPWASPQSLGGGWDMDKRCAAIAERLESYRPDGLVELRNGTENGYNTLCVTTEANSSCRIVLTVPPGRDPFAVRNSVFNNLVAADSGQQTIAVNTFAGRNNGVNLSTLGNLLGGNNRKPSARNGINLKPFLDAKDGGTGKNMRNGVSIKAPTTNSNTSKKPQSGLRLNTGGLR; via the coding sequence ATGTCATTATCATCTTTCAAATACATCCTGTTAACCAGCCTCGGTTGCTCTTTATTCCTTGGCAACGCCGCTTTTGCTCAAAGTGCGGATGATGTCTATGTTCCTACTACATCCTCTGGCAATCCCACCACAACTTCCACTAATACTCCTGGTACAAATACTACCCCTGGTGCGACTATCGATACTATTGCTCGCTTCAGTTGCCAATTTTACAACGGTCGCCATACCGTGATGTATCAACCCACCAGCCAACCCGGTAAATTTTTCCCCTGGGCATCTCCCCAAAGTCTCGGTGGTGGCTGGGATATGGATAAACGTTGTGCCGCGATCGCGGAACGTTTAGAAAGTTACCGCCCCGATGGGTTGGTAGAACTTCGCAATGGGACAGAAAATGGTTACAATACTCTCTGTGTAACCACGGAAGCAAATTCTAGCTGTCGAATTGTCCTTACCGTCCCCCCCGGTAGAGACCCCTTCGCAGTCCGTAACAGTGTATTTAATAACCTAGTTGCTGCCGACAGTGGACAACAAACTATAGCTGTTAACACCTTTGCTGGACGCAATAATGGTGTAAATTTATCTACTCTGGGTAATCTTTTAGGTGGTAATAACCGTAAACCCTCTGCTAGGAATGGGATTAATCTTAAACCTTTCCTAGATGCTAAGGATGGAGGAACGGGTAAAAATATGCGTAATGGTGTCAGCATCAAAGCACCTACGACTAATTCTAATACTTCTAAAAAGCCTCAGTCTGGTTTACGCTTGAATACTGGTGGCTTGCGATAA
- a CDS encoding type II toxin-antitoxin system YafQ family toxin, whose product MHQIVLSKKFKKSFRKFARRNADLQARIEETIVAMENDVFSISLGTHKLEGKLSGLLSCSCGYDCRIVFCLETDDKTGEEVILLLDVGTHDDVY is encoded by the coding sequence ATGCATCAAATTGTCCTGAGTAAAAAATTTAAAAAGTCTTTCCGAAAATTTGCTCGTCGAAATGCCGACTTACAAGCAAGGATTGAAGAAACAATTGTTGCGATGGAAAATGATGTCTTTAGCATCAGCTTAGGTACGCACAAACTAGAGGGTAAATTATCAGGACTATTATCATGTTCTTGTGGATATGATTGTCGTATTGTTTTTTGTTTGGAAACAGATGACAAAACTGGGGAAGAGGTTATTTTATTGTTAGATGTTGGTACTCATGATGACGTTTATTAG
- a CDS encoding serine/threonine-protein kinase, which produces MLCCLNPACQNPSVHDSTKYCPDCGTPLLVLRNRYSPIKSLGGGGFGKTYLAEDVDKLREKCVIKQFAPQVQGTTGLQKATELFEQEARRLQLLGEHPQIPTLLAYFQEDSHLYLVQQFIDGQNLLQEMEQRGTFSEEKIRDLLQDLLNILQVVHQQKVIHRDIKPENIIRRGDGKIVLIDFGASKQVTQTVMAATQGTMIGSFGYAPLEQMQGGEAYPAGDLYGLGATCFHLLSGIHPWELWKRQGYGWVKNWRENLQQPVSEELGQILDTLLQEDYQQRYGSAQEVLQALNTPPMPAPQTQPITTPPSSPLVVPPTQTVISTPTPLPATVSVQVQATPTVASIKLPAKTKISTRNPLTQNPQRKKGLLVGAVIMLLGLVGTQIYGYVRDGSFPTDPIFLFQNKSFLNSSFSEKTLTGHSGYVVSVAISPDTKTLVSGSGDNTIKLWDLKTGKEIRTVPGHSDSINSVAISPDGKTLVSGSGYKDIKLWDLKTGKEIRTLTGHSDNVSSVAITPDGKTIVSGSWDNTIKLWDLETGKEIRTFRGHSDIRSIAISPDGKTLASGHVDNTVKLWNLETGEKTRTLTGHSGFVFSVAISPDGKTLVSGSADNTIRLWNLYTGEKIRTLEGHSNWVSSVAISPDGKTIVSGSRDKTIKLWNLETKEEIRTLKGHSNKVSSIAISPNSQIIVSGSDDETIKIWRLK; this is translated from the coding sequence ATGCTCTGTTGTCTCAACCCAGCTTGTCAGAATCCTTCCGTACATGACAGTACCAAATATTGCCCCGATTGTGGTACTCCTTTGTTGGTGCTTAGAAATCGGTATAGTCCGATCAAGTCTTTGGGTGGTGGTGGTTTTGGCAAAACTTATCTAGCAGAAGACGTTGATAAATTAAGGGAAAAATGCGTTATCAAGCAATTTGCACCACAAGTACAGGGAACCACAGGACTGCAAAAGGCGACCGAATTATTTGAGCAAGAAGCCAGGAGGCTACAACTGTTAGGAGAACACCCACAAATTCCCACTTTGCTGGCTTATTTTCAAGAAGATAGTCATTTGTATTTGGTGCAGCAATTTATTGATGGGCAGAATTTACTCCAAGAAATGGAACAGCGAGGAACTTTCAGCGAAGAAAAGATACGCGATTTATTGCAGGATTTGTTAAATATTCTCCAGGTTGTACATCAACAGAAGGTGATTCATCGAGATATAAAACCAGAGAATATTATTCGGCGTGGGGATGGCAAAATTGTTTTAATTGATTTTGGTGCATCCAAGCAAGTGACCCAAACAGTAATGGCGGCTACCCAAGGAACGATGATTGGTTCTTTTGGTTATGCACCTTTGGAACAAATGCAGGGAGGAGAAGCTTACCCTGCTGGCGATTTATATGGTTTAGGTGCAACTTGCTTTCATTTGTTGAGTGGAATTCATCCTTGGGAACTGTGGAAGCGGCAAGGTTATGGCTGGGTTAAAAATTGGCGAGAAAACTTACAACAACCAGTGAGTGAAGAATTGGGGCAAATTCTGGATACATTGTTGCAGGAAGACTATCAGCAGCGTTATGGCTCGGCACAAGAAGTATTACAAGCTTTAAATACTCCACCTATGCCAGCACCCCAAACCCAGCCAATTACAACACCACCCTCATCACCATTGGTTGTACCTCCAACCCAAACAGTAATTTCCACACCAACACCATTACCTGCAACAGTATCAGTTCAAGTTCAAGCAACACCAACGGTTGCATCGATAAAGCTACCTGCAAAGACAAAAATATCAACAAGAAACCCACTAACACAAAATCCTCAGCGAAAAAAAGGGTTATTGGTGGGTGCTGTAATTATGTTATTGGGGTTAGTTGGAACTCAAATCTATGGCTATGTTCGTGATGGTTCATTTCCAACTGATCCGATATTTTTATTTCAAAATAAAAGCTTTCTGAATAGTTCTTTCTCAGAAAAAACCCTGACTGGGCATTCTGGTTATGTTGTTTCCGTCGCCATTAGTCCAGATACTAAAACCCTCGTCAGTGGTAGTGGGGATAATACCATCAAACTATGGGATTTGAAAACCGGAAAAGAAATCCGTACTGTCCCGGGACATTCTGATAGCATTAATTCCGTTGCAATTAGCCCAGATGGTAAAACCCTCGTCAGTGGTAGTGGGTATAAAGACATCAAACTATGGGACTTGAAAACCGGAAAAGAAATCCGCACCCTTACAGGACATTCTGATAACGTTAGTTCCGTTGCCATTACCCCAGATGGTAAAACCATCGTTAGTGGTAGTTGGGACAATACCATCAAACTGTGGGACTTGGAAACCGGAAAAGAAATCCGTACTTTCCGAGGACATTCTGATATTCGTTCCATCGCCATTAGCCCAGATGGTAAAACCCTTGCCAGTGGTCATGTGGATAATACCGTCAAACTATGGAACCTGGAAACCGGGGAAAAAACCCGCACCCTTACAGGACATTCCGGTTTCGTTTTTTCCGTCGCCATTAGTCCAGATGGTAAAACCCTCGTCAGTGGCAGTGCGGACAATACCATCAGACTGTGGAATCTGTACACCGGGGAAAAAATTCGCACCCTTGAAGGACATTCTAATTGGGTTAGTTCCGTCGCCATTAGCCCAGATGGTAAAACCATCGTCAGTGGTAGTCGGGATAAAACTATTAAACTGTGGAACCTGGAAACCAAGGAAGAAATCCGTACTCTTAAAGGACATTCTAATAAGGTTTCTTCTATTGCCATTAGTCCAAATAGTCAAATCATTGTCAGTGGCAGCGATGACGAAACCATCAAAATTTGGCGGTTAAAGTAG